The Anoxybacillus amylolyticus DNA segment GCGCGAGCGTTCCAAGGGCAGAACACATAATCTTTTAACCAATGTAGGCGTGGAAGGGAATCGATAACTTGTGATAGCGGACGGGCTTCGACGGCAAAAAGCTGAAGTAGCTGAACGAACGCAAACACCGCATCGTACAAAAAATGAAACGGATGCGACCATGCACGCAACATTTCTCGTCGCGTTCCTTCCACTCGCTTCGTGCTACCGTTTAAACGGCTTGCAACCGACTCTAATCCAGAAGGCGCATAAACCGGAAGCGGCACCGAACGCTCTGAATGAAAGAGAAGCGACACGAGCGTATAAAGCGAGAATAGCTGCTCCTCCGTCATAATATTCCCTGTTTCATCCATTACGAAAAATTGTTCACCGTCTTTTTTCGCCACGACAGCAAATAAGGCGTCTGTTGCTTTGAGATATTCGCGCAGTTCGTGAAGAGATGTTTGTTTAATTATGGTGATTTCGCGGGTTGAAAACAACTGTTCTATAAGTGAAGAAACGTTTGCGTCAGAAACAAAGAGCGCGTTTGAATGAAGAGAAAACGACATATACTGGCGCATTGCTTGAATGTATAGAGCACTTGGCTGGCGTTCATAGTTGGCATACCCAATTTGTTCGAAAGCAACGCGACGAATATTCCCTTGGGCAAATGTATGCTCTAGTTTTTTTTCTTGAAATCGGTCGAGTGGGTAGCCACATTCGTCATATAAATCGATATACACCTTGTCATTTTCTAAAAACATATACACGCCACCAGCATAAGACAGACGAGAGAGGTGATAGCGAACGACTGGCGCTGTTGTCCCTTCTTGCCATGCTGTCGTGCAAACACCAGATGCATGTAATCCTTGAGAAAACGCTTGTTTCATAAGGGTTGTAAACGGATGCCCGTCACTAGCAACGATTACGTGGCTGTGTAGAGGCAATGTGCTGCCATAGGCGGCGCCTAGTTTAGCCGCGTATTCTGGGGTCATCTCGACATTCGCTACTCCAGAAATGCCTCGCACGCCAAAAAACGGTTGCGAAGCATCTGTTCCCCAAAAAAGAGACGAATGAACGACCGTTCCCTCCACAATTGTTTTATTCGGCCATATTTTCGTATTCGGTTTCACATGTACGTTTGGCTGAACTGTACAATGACTACCGACAACTGATTGTTCGAGCAACTCAACATGGTTCGCCACATACGTATCGCCCGCTACTAAGCTTCCGCGCAACTCACAATAGCGGCCTACGTAAACGCGATCCCAAATAATGCTCCGTTTCACTGACGTATGTTCGCCGATATGCACATTTGCACCGATGACGGTATATTGGTCAATTTTCGCATGTTTACGAACACATCCTCCCTCTCCAATAAACGCTGGGCCGACGATAATCGCACCGTCCTCGATTTTTGCGTCTGTACCAACCCAAACGTGAGGAAATACTTCCTGCCCTGGGAGCGAAACGTTTACGCGCTTATTTAACAAGTCGATATGCGCCTTTCGATATTGCTCGATGCTTCCGATATCCAACCAATAGCCATCAGCAAAAAAGGCATAAAGTGGGGCGTTTTGCTGCATTAAGTATGGAAAAATATCGTTGCTAAAATCACATTTGTCTTCTTTCATGTATTGGAAAATCTCACGCTCGAACAGATAAATCCCGGTGTTTACTAAATCACTACACACTTCGTTCCATTTCGGCTTCTCAATCAACTGTTTTACCCGTCCATCGCTTGCCGTAATAATTCCGCCGTAATCGAGCGGATTATTTTGCTTTGTTGCCACAATGGTCGCAAGCGCGCGACGGTCACGGTGAAACGCCATCGCTTCCGATAAATCAATATCGGTTAAGGCGTCGCCGCTGACGACGATAAACGTATCATCAGTAAATGACATGGCGCTTTTTATACTCCCTGCTGTTCCGAGCGGCTCTTGCTCTTCAAAATAACAAACATTCACTCCAAAACGGCTTCCATCTCCAAAATACGTTTTAATTGTTTCCCCCAAATAGTGAATCGTAATCGCAATATCCGTCACCCCAAATCGCTTTAGCCAGTCAATCGAATATTCTAGCACCGGTTTTCCAACAAGGGGAACCATTGGTTTTGGTACATCACAAGTAAGCGGTCGGAGCCGCGTTCCGCGACCGCCAGCCATAATAATTGCCTTCATCCCCCCACCTCCTGTATTTTACTGAATATTCTTAAAATATCTTTCTTTTTATTTTATCTTTCGTTACTCACGCATACAAGATATTTTGTCGATTTTATGTAGTTATTTATGTTATATTCAAAAAGGGTGATATAAATGATGGAATATGTGATGTTTGCACTAATTGGGATATCGTTTTTTTTACTACTCGTATCTTTTTTTGGAAAAGACCGCCTCAAACAACTCGAAGAGCAACTTGACCAATTAACACTTTCGGTTGCACAAGAAACATACCAGCTAAAAAAGCGGGTGAAAGTGTTAGAGGAAGAATTGCTGATGAGCGACGTAATAGAATCGGAAAAAACACGCCCGGAAACCGCCGCTTTCTCTGTTCACGACCGCATCCGGTTGCTTTATAAACAAGGGCTTTCTGCAGAGCAAATCGCCCGAGAAACAGCCATGACGGTAGAAGAAGTTCGCATGGTGTTGCGGGGGATTGCCCGATGAAAAAAGAAATTCGCACTTTTGCACTGGGCATGTTGCTTTCGACTTCGATCCTTGGGGTTGTCTATTATCAGTACGACAAGCAGCAACCGCTCACCCAATCACAAGTAGAGGCCTATTTGAAAAAACATCACGAAATCGCTCTGAGCAATGCGCAATATCATGCGCTTCAAGAAAAAGCAAACAAAGCAAACAAACAAGCAAAACAGGGGACACCAAATATTACTACCGTTCATATTTATCATCTTGTCATTGAAAAAGGGGACGTTCCTGCTAAGTTCGCGAAAAAATTAGAAACAGCGAAAATCATTGCCGATGCGGATACACTTACCTCCTACTTAGAAACGCATCAGCTTACACGAGCCATTCGCCCTGGGACGTACGAAATTCGTAGCGACATGAGCTATGAACAAATCGCCGCGATATTAACACATGGAAAAAGGTGAGCTCTTCGCTCACCTTTATTAACTATTTAAATCATAATGTCTTCCCTTGACGAGATAAACGACATGTTCAGCCATGTTGGTAACGTGATCCGCCGTGCGCTCGAGATAACGAGCAATTAATGACAGCATGTTCATTTGCGAGAAATTTTCTTGCGAATGCTCAAGCTGCAACAAATCGCGCATAATTTGCCCGTATAATTCATCAACTTCATCGTCCATGTCGGAAATTTTTCGCGCTAACAAAACATCTTCTTCGTTGTACGCTTTTAAGCCGAGCGAAACCATGTCTAGCGCAATTTGATGCATTCGAACAAGCTTATCGATCCCCATCACAAACGGCTGTTCGCCGATGCGAATGGTCGCTTTCGCAATGTTCACCGCGTAATCAGCAATTCGTTCAACATCGGTCGCAATTTTAATAGCGACCACAATACGGCGCAAGTCAATTGCGACGGGTTGTTGTTTGGCAATTAACAAAATCGCAAAATCGTTAATTTCTTCTTCTAACATGTCAATTTCGCTGTCGCGCTCAATCACCGCTAACGCTTGATCGACGTTTTTCGTTTGAAACGCCTCGATCGCTTGCGTCAATGCAACTTCTGTTAAATTGCCGAGCTCTATAAGTTTTTGCTGCAATGTTTTTAAGTCGTATTCAAATTTTCCTCTCACGTTTCCGCCCCCTTTTTATCCAAATCGACCAGTAATGTAATCTTCTGTTCGCTTGTCTGCAGGAGTCGAGAATAATTGGTCTGTTTCCGCAAACTCGACTACTTCCCCATTCAAGAAAAACGCTGTCCGGTCAGAAATACGCGCTGCTTGCTGCATGTTGTGCGTCACGATGATAATGCTGTAGTTTTTCTTTAATTCTTCCATCAATTCTTCCACTTTTAGCGTCGAAATCGGATCAAGCGCCGAT contains these protein-coding regions:
- a CDS encoding endolytic transglycosylase MltG; this translates as MKKEIRTFALGMLLSTSILGVVYYQYDKQQPLTQSQVEAYLKKHHEIALSNAQYHALQEKANKANKQAKQGTPNITTVHIYHLVIEKGDVPAKFAKKLETAKIIADADTLTSYLETHQLTRAIRPGTYEIRSDMSYEQIAAILTHGKR
- the phoU gene encoding phosphate signaling complex protein PhoU: MRGKFEYDLKTLQQKLIELGNLTEVALTQAIEAFQTKNVDQALAVIERDSEIDMLEEEINDFAILLIAKQQPVAIDLRRIVVAIKIATDVERIADYAVNIAKATIRIGEQPFVMGIDKLVRMHQIALDMVSLGLKAYNEEDVLLARKISDMDDEVDELYGQIMRDLLQLEHSQENFSQMNMLSLIARYLERTADHVTNMAEHVVYLVKGRHYDLNS
- a CDS encoding sugar phosphate nucleotidyltransferase, whose product is MKAIIMAGGRGTRLRPLTCDVPKPMVPLVGKPVLEYSIDWLKRFGVTDIAITIHYLGETIKTYFGDGSRFGVNVCYFEEQEPLGTAGSIKSAMSFTDDTFIVVSGDALTDIDLSEAMAFHRDRRALATIVATKQNNPLDYGGIITASDGRVKQLIEKPKWNEVCSDLVNTGIYLFEREIFQYMKEDKCDFSNDIFPYLMQQNAPLYAFFADGYWLDIGSIEQYRKAHIDLLNKRVNVSLPGQEVFPHVWVGTDAKIEDGAIIVGPAFIGEGGCVRKHAKIDQYTVIGANVHIGEHTSVKRSIIWDRVYVGRYCELRGSLVAGDTYVANHVELLEQSVVGSHCTVQPNVHVKPNTKIWPNKTIVEGTVVHSSLFWGTDASQPFFGVRGISGVANVEMTPEYAAKLGAAYGSTLPLHSHVIVASDGHPFTTLMKQAFSQGLHASGVCTTAWQEGTTAPVVRYHLSRLSYAGGVYMFLENDKVYIDLYDECGYPLDRFQEKKLEHTFAQGNIRRVAFEQIGYANYERQPSALYIQAMRQYMSFSLHSNALFVSDANVSSLIEQLFSTREITIIKQTSLHELREYLKATDALFAVVAKKDGEQFFVMDETGNIMTEEQLFSLYTLVSLLFHSERSVPLPVYAPSGLESVASRLNGSTKRVEGTRREMLRAWSHPFHFLYDAVFAFVQLLQLFAVEARPLSQVIDSLPRLHWLKDYVFCPWNARAIVMRKLIEEESETNVDVGGGIKVRHSDGSWTFILPELDQPVFTIYSEAFDGQKARETVTRYIKKIRQYQNV